The window taaaatttttaattttgttttacaatAACTGATATTCTCACTGTTcaagataaaatttaatgtcatctaaaatttgtaattacaaaatactatttttttattggttgaactTTGTTcatttaatgttatttttatgtaaccaaaataaattgtataaatatttatattttcttaataattgAATAACATGTGATTCTAAATGAGTTTTAATGACTTTGCACAAATCTCATATTAAATAACAGTTGAtttgaaaagagtttttaaaattattaattcaaTAACAGGAGATTTTAACAAAATTCCAAAATTTCCTAAAACCCTTAATTCAGTTCACCTCCCTTAAACACCACTTAAAGTTTTAAGTGATATGGAGTATATCTTAACGCGTAGATTTCGTCCTATAAATAGAACATCGTAGAAAGAGGAGAaacaacaaataaacaaaaatggaTATTGAAGCTGTGACTCCGACTTTGCAAGGCGAGTGGATCAAGGTAAGCCTTCAATCTAATTTCCATCAAATACATAACTTTTACACGAGAAAAACATCGATTATCAGCATATGACACATTGACACTGATAGTCCTTCTGTGTTCTCATCACGTATTCACGTGACCCCACTCCTTTTCGACCTAGATATTCATGAACTTTGAATCGAGTAATGAGTACTAAGATTTTTTATCATcctcaaataaaaataaaatattatcctTCAACTACCAACTGTGTTAGCCTGTCACGTATTTGAATAATTACCGACTCATCAATATATGTTTAatagttatcatgaatcatcatcGTGGGTTTAAGTTATCTTGGTCATTGATCGATTAACAGGTGGAGCAGAAAGGAGGAGAAGGACCAGGACCAAGAAGCTCACATGGCATAGCCGTGGTCGGAGACAAGCTGTACTCTTTCGGCGGCGAGTTAACGCCAAATATTTCCATCGACAAAGACCTGTACGTGTTTGACTTCAAAACACACACTTGGTCGATCGAAACGGGCAGCGGAGACCTCCCTAACGTCAAAGCCTTAGGCACCCGGATGGTGCCCGTGGGAACTAAGCTCTATATATTCGGAGGCCGCGATGAGCATAAACAGTTCGACGATTTTTACTCGTACGACACGGTGAAAAAGGAGTGGAAGTTCCTGACGAAGCTGGATGAAGTGGGAGGACCCGAGGCTCGTACTTTCCATTCCATGGCTTGGGATGATAACCACGTGTATGTATTCGGTGGGGTGAGCAAAGGCGGGGCGAATAAAACTCCCGTGCGGTTTGGAACCATCGAGGCGTATAACATAGCTGAAGGGA is drawn from Brassica rapa cultivar Chiifu-401-42 chromosome A05, CAAS_Brap_v3.01, whole genome shotgun sequence and contains these coding sequences:
- the LOC103832745 gene encoding epithiospecifier protein — encoded protein: MDIEAVTPTLQGEWIKVEQKGGEGPGPRSSHGIAVVGDKLYSFGGELTPNISIDKDLYVFDFKTHTWSIETGSGDLPNVKALGTRMVPVGTKLYIFGGRDEHKQFDDFYSYDTVKKEWKFLTKLDEVGGPEARTFHSMAWDDNHVYVFGGVSKGGANKTPVRFGTIEAYNIAEGKWIQLPDPGEQLARFEKRGGAGFLVVQGKIWVVYGFATSPDPNGKNDYESDHVQFYDPVTQKWTEVETRGEKPSARSVFAHAVVGKYILIFGGETWPDPRAHLGPGTLSDEGYALDTETLVWERFGGGDEPSTRGWSAYTTATVYGKKGLLMHGGKLPTNNRTDELYFYAVNSA